Within Atribacterota bacterium, the genomic segment CGAAACCCATCGCAAAACCCACTGGCCAGTTGGATGCCTGTATCAGTCCAGACATAACTACGCTAACTAAAGCAACTTGTGATCCAATAGAAAGATCGATACCTCCACCAGTAATAACAAAAGTCATTCCCACCGCAAGGATAATATATATAGAAGCTTGATAAATAACATTAATCAAATTAAGAATGGTAAAAAAACGTGGAACAAAAAATGCAGCTATGATAACGATCACGAGAAGGACAAATAAGGGGCCAATTCGTGCAATAAATTTTTTTATCATGAACAAGCCTCTGTACGAGAATTGAAAAGTCTTGATATTCATGATTCTGCCTCCTGGGGGATGAAATGATTTTTTGTGAAAGCTCGAAAATGGCGACGTTTGGTTTGTGAGGAGTTGGTCCGAAATAGGGATAGATTTCAGCTTTAAAAAAGTGTATTTACTTTTTTGGTGGATGTCAAGATTTTCTATAAAGTCCCACCAAAAGTCACTTACCCAAATACGGGCTTCAAATTAGTGACTGGCTTTACCCAGGTTCACATAACATGGGGTTAACGAAAAGAGAAAGTAGGTGCGCCTGCGTAAGTCTTAAAAAGTAACAGGTTGAGGTACTGATTACCGCAGCAGCCCCTCTTTAGAGACACAGAGTATTTCAGGGGAATTTTTTCTGATTGTTGTTTTGAAAGATTTTTCCGTGGTTTCATGTCGGCTATTTTCCAGCAACGAAAGAGAATACCCGGTCCGATGAGTACGATTTCCAGCTCCGATATCAGAAGGGGAAAATTGTTTCCGAACACAAGCTTCGAAATCGAGCAGGGAAATCATCCTCCCTTCTTTTTTCACGGAAAGTCTTGTCACTCCGATTTTATCCCTGGTGTGGGTACTCCATCGTTAAAGCCCTCGTTACCGGTTCTTTTACTTCGAACTGACGACCTTAGGGAAAATCTTTGGGTGAATTGACAAAGAAGGTTCTCATATCTATAATTGAATAAATGCTCATAGCAAATGCTCGATTGCTGCCGTGTTCTCGCTTCAAGTTAGGTTTGGCTCCAGTTGAGAAATGACCATCGAAAGGAGGGAGGAGATCAAGAGGAAGGAACAATATTTGAAAAGATGTAAGAGAAAGAAGGGAGGAAAGAAACCATGAAGAAATCTCTTCGGGTGGGAATTGGAGTTTTGGGTGTTTTTGTGTTTTTGCTGGTGAGTGTGGTCACTTTTGCCCAGACGACTGAAATCACGATTTGGTTTGGAAGAGAAAATTTTATCCCTGCGGATCGATTTGAAACCTTTCATGCTGAGAACCCCCATATCCGGATAAAAATTGATATGATTCCCTTGGAAGAAGCGCTGGCAGCCTATGTACGGACATTCCGAGCTGGAAACCCCCCCGATATTTTTCAGGTTCTCCATCAAAACCCGACTGCCCTTGCTGCCCAGAAGATGGTTATGGATATTACTCCAATATTGAAAGCGTGGGAAGAGGAGGACCCGGACGATTTCCGTGATATGGCCAAGGCAGCCTGGGAAATGCCCTCGTACCAGGGAGTTCCTTACGGAATGGCCCTTCACGCGGCACCATACTGGTACGTGTGGCGCTCAGATTTATTTGATGAAGCTGGTATCCCTGAGCCCGAAACCTGGGATGACGCTCTGGATGCAGGGAGAAAACTTCGTTCCGATACGATGCTCGGTTATGCCCTGATTGGTCACAAACCCCATATTGACTGGTTTGTCAGTTACTTCGTTTCCATGGGTGGACCGTTTGTGAACAATCTCATCCAATTGGATTCAGATGCTGGCGTGTACCTTTTAGGATGGTATCAGACCATGATGCGAGATGGTATTGTGCATCCGGATACGCCGGCTTGGGATTCAGGAGAAGCTCGAGCCGCCTTTATGGCGGGAAAGGCGGCGCAAATGTTCCAGGGTTCGAACATTTTTGCCAAGATTCAGGAAAGTCTCGAGTACAAAAAACAGTGGAAAGCTAAACCTCCTCTGTATCGTCCAGGGGCAAAGGACAGCTGGAGAATGGGAGGAATCTGCTGGCCTTATATGGTCAGTATCTCGGCTTCGGTCAAACAAGATGCGGTGAGAAAGGTGTTCCAGTATCTTTCCAGAACTGAAATCGTCAAGGAAGTTGCGCTGCGATATCAACCGGCAACGCGGATGTCCGTGTTCCGAGAGCCAGATTACCTGGAATTTCAACCATGGTACGCGGAACTTTTCGAAGCCTACTCTCGGCAGTACCCCATTCCGGTGCACCTTCGTGATACCGAAATTTATCGAGTCTTAGCTGAAGCACGACATGAGGCGTTGACCAATGTGAATGCTGACCCTAAAGAGATGGCCGCGCGGTATCAGGCACAAATTAATAAGATTGCTGGACAGTGAGAGAATATGTAAGCCGGCTTCAAAAAAGCCGGCTTACAGTTTATTTTTGATGAAGGAAGCGTGATTTTCAATGACAGGGGTTCTTTCTTTCCAAAGGAAAAGAAGGACAAGTTATGTGGTGTATTTTCTCATTGCACCAGCACTTTTTTTCGTCGTGGGAATCTTGGGGTATTCAGTGGTGAAAGCGTTTCTCATGTCCCTGCGCCAGATTGATATGTACACGTTTGGTGAACCATTTGTGGGATTGAGGAACTACTATAATTTGTTTCAGGACGCGCACTTTAAAGAGTCGTTACGGCGTTCGATTATTTTTGTTTCCGGGACCATCGGGTTAGGAACATTCCTGGCATTAGCTTATGCACTGTGTCTTTATAAAGTCAAGCGTTTGCGGCGATTTTTTCGGGGAGTCAGTCTGGTTCCCTATTTAATATCAGGTGTGGCAGCCGCAGTGATGTGGCGGTTTCTGTTCAGTGGCAATGCTGGATTAATCAATTTCTTTTTGCAGTATTTTGGCCTGGAAA encodes:
- a CDS encoding extracellular solute-binding protein; this encodes MKKSLRVGIGVLGVFVFLLVSVVTFAQTTEITIWFGRENFIPADRFETFHAENPHIRIKIDMIPLEEALAAYVRTFRAGNPPDIFQVLHQNPTALAAQKMVMDITPILKAWEEEDPDDFRDMAKAAWEMPSYQGVPYGMALHAAPYWYVWRSDLFDEAGIPEPETWDDALDAGRKLRSDTMLGYALIGHKPHIDWFVSYFVSMGGPFVNNLIQLDSDAGVYLLGWYQTMMRDGIVHPDTPAWDSGEARAAFMAGKAAQMFQGSNIFAKIQESLEYKKQWKAKPPLYRPGAKDSWRMGGICWPYMVSISASVKQDAVRKVFQYLSRTEIVKEVALRYQPATRMSVFREPDYLEFQPWYAELFEAYSRQYPIPVHLRDTEIYRVLAEARHEALTNVNADPKEMAARYQAQINKIAGQ